The nucleotide window CGTCCAGTGGATCTTCCAGGATCGCACCCTCAGCGAGGAACTCGAGCGGGTCTTCAAGGCGGGCTACGTCCGCGGCGCCGATGCGTGGCACCTCGCCACGGCGCTCTCCCCTGGCACCGGACCCTGCGAACTCACCTTCTTGACATTGGACGATCGACAGCGGGCGGTGGCGGAGGCGTTGGGGGTCGATGACTGACTTCGATGATCGATCATCGATCATCGATCATCCTGTCCTCGCTGTCCGGTTCCCCAACCTCTGATCTGGCAGTAACTTCACCCGTTCCCACCGACAATTCGGCTCCCGTTTCCGGAAGGCTCCCTGAGCGTCTCCGACCGTCTCGCGGCTGCACTGAGCGACCGTTACCGCCTCGAGCGCGAGATTGGCCAGGGCGGCATGGCCACCGTCTACCTGGCGCACGATCTCAAGCACGACCGCGACGTCGCCATCAAGGTGCTGCATCCCGACCTGGGCGCGGCGCTCGGTGGCGAGCGCTTCCTGACCGAGATCCGCACCACGGCCCGTCTGCAGCATCCGCACATCCTACCGTTGCTGGATTCGGGTGAAGCCGACGGACTGCTCTACTACGTGATGCCGCTCGTCACTGGCGAGACGCTGCGTACCCGGCTCGAGCGCGAGCGCCAGCTGCCGATTGCCGAGGCGGTGCGCCTGGCGCGTGAGGTCGCCGACGCCCTCGGCTATGCGCACGGCCTCGGCGTGATCCACCGCGACATCAAGCCCGAGAACATCCTGCTCCAGGGCGGCCACGCGCTCGTCGCCGACTTCGGCATCGCGCTCGCCGTGCAGAGTGCCGGCGGGGCGCGGATGACGCAGACCGGCCTCTCGCTCGGCACGCCGCAGTACATGAGTCCCGAG belongs to Gemmatimonadota bacterium and includes:
- a CDS encoding PIN domain-containing protein, with the protein product MLAYLDTSVVVAIRFSQPGAERFRDALTSFELYASPLLEAEWRSALRREQVAANLAELELVQWIFQDRTLSEELERVFKAGYVRGADAWHLATALSPGTGPCELTFLTLDDRQRAVAEALGVDD